TCCTCTATTGTGTTTAGGGCGTCTAACGAAATGGTTCCTTCAAGCCGCCCCCGGCGGCCAGAGGCCGTTTGTTAGATGCTCTTGGCGGTGACGGGGTTGGGGGTCAGCTGGTGCCAGAAGCTCTCGCCTTCGAGCTGGGCCTCGAGGCCCCAGCCCTGGGCGATGGTCTGGGCGATGTCGCCGAAGCCGGTGCGGGTGCCCAGGTCCACGCCGGGAACGCCCGGCATGTAGGCGAGCAGCGGCACGTACTCGCGGGTGTGGTCGGTCGAGACGTCGGTGGCCTCGTTGCCGTGGTCGGCCGAGATGATGAGCAGGTCGCCGGGCTTGAGGGCCTCGACGAGCTTGCCCAGCTCGCGGTCGAACTCGGCGAGGCACTCGGCCATCCCCTGCGGGTTGTTGCGGTGGCCGTACTTGGCGTCGGTGTCGACCAGGTTGTTGAAGACCAGGCTGCCATCGGGGGCCTCGTGGGCCATGCGGATGGTGGTTTCGAGGCCTTCGGCGTTGGAGGCGGTGGGCAGGCTCTGGGTGACGCCATGGGCGGCGAAGATGTCCGAGATCTTGCCGATGCCGATCACCTCACGGCCCGCGTCGACCGCGTAGTCGAGCAGGGTCTTGGCGGGCGGCGGCACCGAGTAGTCGTGACGACCGCCCTGGTTGCGCTCGTAGGAGCCCTCTTCGCCGTAGAAGGGGCGGGCGATGATGCGGCCCACGTGGTAGGGGTCCAGGATCTCGCGGGCGATCTTGCAGGCGTTGTAGAGCTCGTCGAGGGGCACCACGTCTTGGTGCGCGGCGATCTGGAAGACGCTGTCGCCGCTGGTGTAGACGATCCACTTGCCGGTCTTGACGTGCTCGGCGCCAAGCTCCTTGAGGATCTCGGTACCCGAGGCGGGCAGGTTACCCAGATAGCCGCGGCCCGTCCGACGCGTGAACTCGTCCATGATCTCGTCCGAGAACTTGGGGAAGACGGGGAAGGCATGGTCGAGGACGATCCCCGCCATCTCCCAGTGACCCGTGGTCGTGTCCTTGCCGGGGGACTTCTCGGCCATCTTGCCGAAGCTCGCCAAGGGCTTGTCGGCCGGGGCGATCCCCTTGATGGGGATGATGTTGCCCATGCCAAGCTTCTGGAGGTTGGGGAGGTTCAGGCCGCCGACGGCCTCGGCGCAGTTGGCAAAGGTATTGGCGCCTTGGTCGCCGAAGAGGTGGGCGTCGGGCAGTTCGCCCACGCCCATGCCGTCCAGGACGACGATGAAGGCACGGTTCAGTTTAGCCATGGGTTCGTTCCTCGCGTGGGGGGTGAGGGTTGGTTTCCCTCATTATAGCTCAGAACGAACAAGCGCCTGCGGCCAACAGCGCCTGCGGCTAAATTTAGAAGAGACTATCCGTGACTCGCTTCGGAGACGCGTTCGAAGAGGTCGGTCTTCGCCAGCTCGTCGAGGGTGGTCAGGCCCTGAGCGGCCACCCAGGTGGCGTAGTCGTACAGCGCCATGTGGCCTCGCTGCTTGGCGTACTGGTCGATCTGGGGCTGCGGGGTGTTGCTCGCGACCATGTGGCGCAGCTGGGCGTCGAAGGGTAGGACCCCGAAGATGCCCACCTGGCCGGCGTAGCCCGTCTCGTGGCACTCAGGACAGCCCACCGAGCGGTACAGCATCCCCGTCTCGTTGATGGCCTTGAAGAAGGCGAAGGTCTGCTCGTCGGGCTTGTAGGGCACCTTGCAGGCGGGGCAGAGCCGACGAACCAGGCGAATGACGACCACCCCCGCCACGGCGTTCGCCACCGGTCGGGGTGCCAGCTCCGAGAGGTCCAAAAGCTGGTGGAGGAAACGCTGGGCCGTCGGGATCCCCACGATGGCCGCGGCGCCCGCGAGCGCCCCGTGGACGAGGCCTCGGGCGAGCTCGGGCTCGGTCAAGGAGGGAACGGCGAGCAGATCGGGCGATTGCTCGAAGACCTGGCTGAGGGAGAGCTCGGGCCGGTGGGTGTCCAGCGGCGCCTGGGCGATCCCTTCGAGCTCGAAGGGCATGGTCCCGAAGCCGATCACGCTGCGGTTGTCCTTGAGGGCTTCCTTGAGCAGGGCGTAGAGCAGGGTGTCCTTGCCCGAGTGCTTGGGGCCGTTGATGAGCAGCAGGCCGCTCTTGAGGCGCAGCAGGCGGCGCAGCACCTCGCGGGTGCCGGGATGGTGGACGATCGAGTCGAGGCTCGTCTGCTCGAGCGTGCTCTGGTCGAACAGGCGCAGGGTGAGCATCTGACCGTGCTTGACCGTCAACGCCCGCAGGGTGAGGTGGATGGAGCGGCCCTCGTGGCGCGTCTTGACCGTACCGGTCTGGGCCATGCCGCCCGAGGTGGGGGCGAGGTTCGCGAGCACCTTGAAGCGACCGATGACGGCCGCCCCCAGGCGCGGGGCGATCGAGGGCTCGCGCACCAGGCTACCGTCGATCCTAAGGCGCACCCAGGTCTCGTGCTCTTGGGGCTCCAGGACGATCTCGGTGGCCTTGCGCTTGAGAGCGGTTGCAAGCAACCCCTGGGCGTACTGGGCCGCGGTCTGGTCCTCGCCGGCGAGGCTTGCGTCGGGGCGATCCTCCTCGGGGCGCGCTTCGGCTTCCGGTGCGGCGGTTACGACCGTCTCGCGGGGGATGACCTTGAGGATCTCGCGGAAGTCGGCGTCGGTGATGACCACCGGCTGGAGGGAGACCCCCTTGAAGCGCAGGCGCAAATCGTCCAGGGCCAGGATGTTGTTGGGATCGACCATGGCCACGGTCATCTGAGAGATGCCGACCGGCAGGATCTGGTGCTGCCGGATCATGGCCTCGGGCAAGAGGCGCACGAGCTCCTGCGGGGGCTTCTGCTTCATGGAGAAGCTCTTGACCCCGTACTGGAGCTCGAGCGCGTGCTTGATTTGAGCGTCGGTGACGTGGCCGAGGGCGATCAGGATCTCGCCCAGCGGCTCCCGGGTTTGCTGCTGCTTGGAGAGACCCTGAGCAAGCTGATCCTCGGTGAGGACGCCCGCGTTGATCAGGATCTCGCCGAGGCGCAGGCGCTTGCCGGGAATCGTCACGAAGCTCTCCTTGGCGTTACTTCAGGGCGCTCTTCTCGGCCGAGTAGACGGCTTTGACCAGCGCCGCGGGGGTCGCGGACTCGCTGCCGATCCGGTAAGCGCCAAGCAAAGCCTGGCTGGCGGCTGGGATCTTGCTCTCGTCGTTGACGAGGAGGTGGGCGAGCGTCTCACCCTTTTCTACCCAGTCGCCTACCTTCTTGTGCAGCATGATCCCGACGGCCAGATCGATGGGAGCGCCCTTCACGAGGCGCCCGGCGCCGATCTCCTTGCCGGCGAGGCCGACCGAGAGGGCGTCGAGATCCTGGACGAAGCCAGCCTGAGGGGCTTCCACGGGGATCCGGAACTGGGGCTGGGCCATGCGCGAGGGGTCGCGGACGACCTCGGGATCGCCGCCCTGGGCCTTGATGACTTCCTCGAACTTGGACAGCGCCGCGCCGCTTTCGATCACTTCGCGCAGCTTCGCTTCGCCTTCTTCGCGGCTCTTGGCGAGGCCGCCGCCGACGAGGATCAGGGCGCCGAGCGCGACCGAGAGGTCGGTGAGGTCCGTGGGGCCTTCGCCGCGCAGGGTGGCGATCGCCTCGGCCACCTCGTTGGCGTGGCCGACGGCCGAGCCGAGGGGCTGGCCCATCTCGCTGACGACGCAGGCCACGTGCTTGCCCAGGCGCTCGCCCACCTGCATCATCGTGGTCGCAAGCTCGCGGGCGCTCTCGTCGTCACGCATGAAGGCGCCGGCACCCGTCTTGACGTCGAGCAGGATCACGTCGGCACCGGCGGCGATCTTCTTGGAGAGGACCGATGCGGCGATGAGCGGGATGCTCTCGACGGTGCCGGTCACGTCGCGCAGGGCGTAGAGGATGGCGTCGGCCGGGGCG
The nucleotide sequence above comes from bacterium. Encoded proteins:
- a CDS encoding phosphopentomutase; this encodes MNRAFIVVLDGMGVGELPDAHLFGDQGANTFANCAEAVGGLNLPNLQKLGMGNIIPIKGIAPADKPLASFGKMAEKSPGKDTTTGHWEMAGIVLDHAFPVFPKFSDEIMDEFTRRTGRGYLGNLPASGTEILKELGAEHVKTGKWIVYTSGDSVFQIAAHQDVVPLDELYNACKIAREILDPYHVGRIIARPFYGEEGSYERNQGGRHDYSVPPPAKTLLDYAVDAGREVIGIGKISDIFAAHGVTQSLPTASNAEGLETTIRMAHEAPDGSLVFNNLVDTDAKYGHRNNPQGMAECLAEFDRELGKLVEALKPGDLLIISADHGNEATDVSTDHTREYVPLLAYMPGVPGVDLGTRTGFGDIAQTIAQGWGLEAQLEGESFWHQLTPNPVTAKSI
- the tadA gene encoding Flp pilus assembly complex ATPase component TadA yields the protein MTIPGKRLRLGEILINAGVLTEDQLAQGLSKQQQTREPLGEILIALGHVTDAQIKHALELQYGVKSFSMKQKPPQELVRLLPEAMIRQHQILPVGISQMTVAMVDPNNILALDDLRLRFKGVSLQPVVITDADFREILKVIPRETVVTAAPEAEARPEEDRPDASLAGEDQTAAQYAQGLLATALKRKATEIVLEPQEHETWVRLRIDGSLVREPSIAPRLGAAVIGRFKVLANLAPTSGGMAQTGTVKTRHEGRSIHLTLRALTVKHGQMLTLRLFDQSTLEQTSLDSIVHHPGTREVLRRLLRLKSGLLLINGPKHSGKDTLLYALLKEALKDNRSVIGFGTMPFELEGIAQAPLDTHRPELSLSQVFEQSPDLLAVPSLTEPELARGLVHGALAGAAAIVGIPTAQRFLHQLLDLSELAPRPVANAVAGVVVIRLVRRLCPACKVPYKPDEQTFAFFKAINETGMLYRSVGCPECHETGYAGQVGIFGVLPFDAQLRHMVASNTPQPQIDQYAKQRGHMALYDYATWVAAQGLTTLDELAKTDLFERVSEASHG
- a CDS encoding thymidine phosphorylase; translated protein: MTILKMIKDKRDGNAHTQDEIRWLVDNVSRLPDYQLSAWLMAVVLRGMTIEETTFLTHAMAHSGQVMDLSDVPGPRADKHSTGGVGDKVTLVLGPLVAAAGVTVAKLSGRGLGHTGGTVDKIEAIPGMTCDLTVERFKQQLCDIGIVLASQTAELAPADAILYALRDVTGTVESIPLIAASVLSKKIAAGADVILLDVKTGAGAFMRDDESARELATTMMQVGERLGKHVACVVSEMGQPLGSAVGHANEVAEAIATLRGEGPTDLTDLSVALGALILVGGGLAKSREEGEAKLREVIESGAALSKFEEVIKAQGGDPEVVRDPSRMAQPQFRIPVEAPQAGFVQDLDALSVGLAGKEIGAGRLVKGAPIDLAVGIMLHKKVGDWVEKGETLAHLLVNDESKIPAASQALLGAYRIGSESATPAALVKAVYSAEKSALK